Proteins co-encoded in one Sphingopyxis sp. BE259 genomic window:
- the dnaK gene encoding molecular chaperone DnaK: MAKVIGIDLGTTNSCVAVMEGGKPKVIENVEGTRTTPSIVAFAKDGERLIGQPAKRQAVTNPENTVFAVKRLIGRRFDDPITKKDTELVPYTIVKGTNGDAWVKAGGEDYSPSQISAFILQKMKETAEAYLGEKVEQAVITVPAYFNDAQRQATKDAGRIAGLEVLRIINEPTAAALAYGLDKTENKTIAVYDLGGGTFDISILEVGDGVFEVKSTNGDTFLGGEDFDSKIVEFLADTFKKDEGIDLRGDKLALQRLKEAAEKAKIELSSAATTEVNLPFITADANGPKHLVKTITRSDLEKLVEELVKRTLEPCKKAIKDAGISASAIDEVVLVGGMTRMPRVREVVKDFFGKEPHTGVNPDEVVAIGAAIQAGVLQGDVKDVLLLDVTPLSLGIETLGGIMTKMIDRNTTIPTKKSQVYSTADDNQSAVTIRVFQGEREMAQDNKMLGQFDLVGIPPAPRGVPQIEVTFDIDANGIVSVHAKDKGTGKEQQIKIQASGGLSDSDIDQMVKDAEQFAEEDKVRREAAEAKNNAESLIHSTERQLVEHGDKVDAALKAEIEAAVAEAKTAVEGGDSAAMTEKSQALAQVAMKLGQAIYEKEQQAAAAPGGDDAGEAKADEDVVDAEFSEVEDDKK; encoded by the coding sequence ATGGCAAAAGTGATCGGGATCGACCTCGGCACCACCAACAGCTGTGTCGCGGTGATGGAAGGCGGCAAGCCCAAGGTTATCGAAAATGTCGAAGGCACGCGGACGACCCCGTCGATCGTCGCCTTTGCCAAGGACGGCGAGCGCCTGATCGGCCAGCCGGCCAAGCGCCAGGCGGTGACCAATCCCGAAAACACCGTGTTCGCGGTAAAGCGCCTGATCGGCCGCCGTTTCGACGATCCGATCACCAAGAAGGACACCGAACTGGTCCCCTACACCATCGTCAAGGGCACCAACGGCGACGCATGGGTCAAGGCGGGCGGCGAGGATTATTCGCCGTCGCAGATTTCGGCGTTCATCCTGCAGAAGATGAAGGAAACCGCCGAAGCCTATCTGGGTGAAAAGGTCGAGCAGGCGGTGATCACCGTTCCCGCTTATTTCAACGACGCGCAGCGCCAGGCGACCAAGGACGCCGGCCGCATCGCCGGCTTGGAAGTGCTGCGCATCATCAACGAGCCGACCGCGGCGGCGCTGGCCTATGGCCTCGACAAGACCGAGAACAAGACGATCGCGGTCTATGACCTTGGCGGCGGCACCTTCGACATCTCGATCCTTGAGGTGGGCGACGGCGTGTTCGAAGTGAAATCGACCAACGGCGACACATTCCTGGGCGGCGAAGATTTCGACAGCAAGATTGTCGAATTCCTTGCTGACACCTTCAAGAAGGACGAAGGCATCGACCTGCGCGGTGACAAGCTCGCGCTCCAGCGCCTGAAGGAAGCCGCCGAAAAGGCGAAGATCGAGCTGTCGTCGGCGGCGACGACCGAGGTCAACCTGCCCTTCATCACCGCCGACGCCAACGGGCCGAAGCATCTGGTCAAGACGATCACCCGCTCGGACCTCGAAAAGCTGGTCGAAGAGCTGGTCAAGCGTACCCTCGAACCGTGCAAGAAGGCGATCAAGGACGCCGGCATTTCGGCGAGCGCGATCGACGAAGTCGTGCTGGTCGGCGGCATGACCCGCATGCCGCGGGTGCGCGAAGTCGTGAAGGATTTCTTTGGCAAGGAACCGCACACCGGCGTGAACCCCGACGAAGTCGTCGCGATCGGCGCCGCGATCCAGGCCGGCGTGCTGCAGGGCGACGTCAAGGACGTGCTGCTGCTCGACGTGACCCCGCTGTCTCTGGGTATCGAAACGCTGGGCGGCATCATGACCAAGATGATCGACCGCAACACCACGATCCCGACCAAGAAGTCGCAGGTATATTCGACCGCCGACGACAATCAGTCGGCGGTGACGATCCGCGTGTTTCAGGGCGAGCGCGAAATGGCGCAGGACAACAAGATGCTCGGCCAGTTCGACCTGGTCGGCATTCCCCCTGCGCCGCGCGGCGTGCCGCAGATCGAGGTGACCTTCGACATCGACGCCAACGGCATCGTGTCGGTCCATGCGAAGGACAAGGGCACCGGCAAGGAACAGCAGATCAAGATCCAGGCTTCGGGCGGCCTGTCGGATTCGGACATCGACCAGATGGTCAAGGACGCCGAGCAGTTCGCCGAAGAGGACAAGGTGCGCCGCGAGGCGGCTGAGGCGAAGAACAACGCCGAAAGCCTGATCCACTCGACCGAGCGTCAGCTGGTCGAGCATGGCGACAAGGTTGACGCGGCGCTGAAGGCCGAGATCGAAGCGGCGGTGGCCGAAGCCAAGACCGCGGTCGAAGGCGGCGACAGCGCGGCGATGACCGAAAAGTCGCAGGCGCTGGCACAGGTCGCGATGAAGTTGGGCCAGGCGATCTACGAAAAGGAACAGCAGGCGGCCGCAGCCCCCGGCGGTGACGATGCGGGCGAGGCCAAGGCCGACGAAGATGTCGTCGACGCCGAATTCTCCGAAGTCGAAGACGACAAGAAATAA
- the dnaJ gene encoding molecular chaperone DnaJ has product MSLDIDYYELLECERTADEATLKSSYRKLAMKFHPDKNPGCKDSEARFKAISEAYDCLRDPQKRSAYDRFGKDGVRGGGAGAGADFGDIGDIFESIFGSAFGGGRQQRGPARGADLRYDMEIRFEDAFTGCSREIQVDVAARCDSCDGSGAKPGTQTSRCSTCAGHGKVRAQQGFFMVERTCPACQGAGEVIADPCNSCHGEGRVDRRKTLTVNIPAGVDEGTRIRLSGEGESGARGAAPGDLYIFLHMARHKVFEREGTTLFTRAPISFTTAALGGEISIPGLDGAKHDINIPAGIQSGKQLRQRGAGMPVLNGRGHGDLVIQVDVETPTKLSARQKELLAEFRETETGDECPASQGFFGRIKDMWDDLTD; this is encoded by the coding sequence ATGAGTCTCGACATCGATTATTACGAACTGCTCGAATGCGAGCGCACCGCCGACGAGGCGACGCTGAAGTCCAGTTACCGCAAGCTCGCGATGAAATTTCACCCCGACAAAAATCCGGGGTGCAAGGACAGCGAAGCGCGGTTCAAGGCGATCAGCGAGGCCTATGATTGCCTGCGCGATCCGCAAAAACGATCGGCCTATGACCGCTTCGGCAAGGACGGCGTGCGCGGCGGCGGCGCGGGCGCAGGGGCCGATTTCGGCGACATCGGCGATATTTTCGAATCGATCTTTGGTTCGGCGTTCGGCGGCGGACGCCAGCAACGCGGTCCGGCGCGCGGCGCCGACCTGCGTTACGACATGGAAATCCGGTTCGAGGACGCCTTCACCGGTTGCAGCCGCGAGATTCAGGTCGATGTCGCTGCGCGCTGCGACAGCTGCGACGGATCGGGCGCCAAGCCCGGCACCCAGACCAGCCGCTGTTCGACCTGCGCCGGGCATGGCAAGGTGCGCGCGCAGCAGGGCTTTTTCATGGTCGAGCGCACCTGCCCGGCCTGTCAGGGCGCGGGCGAGGTCATCGCCGACCCGTGCAATAGCTGCCATGGCGAGGGCCGCGTCGATCGGCGCAAGACGCTGACCGTCAACATTCCCGCCGGGGTCGACGAAGGCACCCGCATCCGCCTGTCGGGCGAGGGCGAGAGCGGCGCGCGCGGCGCGGCGCCGGGCGACCTCTACATCTTCCTCCACATGGCGCGGCACAAGGTGTTCGAACGCGAAGGAACGACGCTGTTCACCCGCGCCCCGATCAGCTTCACGACCGCGGCGCTCGGCGGCGAGATCAGCATTCCCGGTCTCGACGGCGCCAAGCACGACATCAATATTCCCGCGGGCATCCAGTCGGGCAAACAACTGCGCCAGCGCGGCGCCGGGATGCCGGTGCTCAACGGCCGCGGCCATGGCGATCTGGTGATCCAGGTCGACGTCGAAACCCCGACCAAATTGAGCGCCCGGCAAAAGGAACTGCTCGCCGAATTTCGCGAAACCGAGACCGGCGACGAATGTCCCGCAAGCCAGGGCTTTTTCGGGCGCATCAAGGATATGTGGGACGATCTGACCGATTGA
- a CDS encoding VOC family protein has translation MQLGVFSLSLAVKDLAASHAFYQKLGFEDLGGNAEHGYLILKNGATVIGLFQGMFEKNILTFNPGWDEKAQNVDPFTDVRELQKRLKAAGVELTSEADEDGSGPASITLVDPDGNAILIDQHR, from the coding sequence ATGCAACTCGGCGTTTTCTCGCTCAGCCTCGCGGTGAAGGATCTGGCCGCCTCGCACGCCTTTTATCAAAAGCTCGGTTTCGAGGATCTCGGCGGCAATGCCGAGCATGGCTATCTGATCCTGAAGAACGGCGCGACCGTCATCGGCCTGTTTCAGGGGATGTTCGAAAAGAATATCCTGACCTTCAACCCCGGCTGGGACGAAAAGGCGCAGAATGTCGATCCCTTCACCGACGTCCGCGAACTCCAGAAACGGCTCAAGGCGGCGGGGGTCGAACTGACCTCGGAGGCCGACGAGGACGGCAGCGGCCCGGCGAGCATCACGCTGGTTGACCCCGACGGCAACGCAATCCTCATCGACCAGCACCGCTAG
- a CDS encoding patatin-like protein, producing MREKELRFALICYGGISLAVYMHGITKEVWRLAAASRAFHDGAPQQGSGAIYGELLSQIAARSNVRLRVLADIVAGASAGGINGIFLARALATGQSLDPLTDLWLDSADVDRLIDPDARPLSAATKFWAVPIAGWMMKKRGNVIDRTVGHGAQDEVRAKLSRFVRARWFEPPFGGETFVNLLLDAFDAMEQGPRGPVLVPGGQPVDLFVSVTDFAGHSVPLALNSPARVTEDEHRLMLHFREDSRTGARLDDVPGLTAAARATASFPGAFPPFTLRELDRVLDKRRIDWPGRDSFIRTQLPATAELDPADRVLIDGSVLANAPFRPAIAALKQRPARREIDRRFVYIDPKPDYRAISFGKPAAAGEAQLPGFLPTILGALSEIPREQPIRENVEAIEGMSRRIRRMQHIVDAMKVEVEEQVAALFGSTFFLDTPTVARLEKWRAKAQDQAAARAGFAYAPYGHLKLSAVIEELASLIDRLLPPEGEVHQTNRRRALWDEARARGLDRISGRKGAGASGDAIAFFRTHDLGFRIRRLRFLARELDTAVEATRDGRDPVCEEMRTAIFTALGLYLDRQGDASLAGLDLPTDAGPGDWIDAVAVRRDLTAIDGEADALIAAALGAMPKDDRRTLLLAYLGYPFYDIATLPLLQGEGFDEFDPIKIDRISPSDATAIRTGGAAAMLKGIEFNSFGAFFSRAYRENDYLWGRLHGADRLIDIVASSVGGEKGLSTDELKALKRRAFHAILDEEEGRLPKVAALIAELRGEIGAAR from the coding sequence ATGCGGGAAAAGGAACTGCGCTTCGCCCTGATTTGCTACGGCGGCATCAGCCTTGCCGTCTATATGCACGGCATCACCAAGGAAGTCTGGCGCCTCGCCGCGGCGTCGCGCGCCTTTCATGACGGCGCCCCCCAACAAGGGTCGGGCGCGATTTACGGCGAGTTGCTGTCGCAGATCGCCGCGCGCAGCAACGTCCGCCTGCGCGTCCTTGCCGACATCGTCGCGGGTGCCAGCGCGGGCGGGATCAACGGAATTTTCCTCGCGCGCGCGCTCGCGACCGGGCAGTCGCTCGACCCGCTGACCGACCTGTGGCTTGACAGCGCCGACGTCGACCGGCTCATCGACCCCGACGCGCGGCCTTTGTCGGCGGCGACCAAATTCTGGGCGGTGCCGATCGCCGGGTGGATGATGAAAAAGCGCGGCAATGTCATCGACCGCACCGTTGGGCATGGCGCACAGGACGAGGTGCGCGCCAAGCTGTCGCGCTTCGTGCGCGCGCGCTGGTTCGAACCGCCGTTCGGCGGCGAGACGTTCGTGAACCTGCTGCTCGATGCCTTCGACGCGATGGAGCAGGGGCCGCGTGGGCCGGTGCTGGTTCCCGGTGGCCAGCCGGTCGACCTGTTCGTGTCGGTCACCGATTTTGCCGGACACAGTGTCCCGCTGGCGCTCAACAGCCCGGCGCGGGTGACCGAGGACGAGCATCGGCTGATGCTGCATTTCCGCGAAGACAGCCGCACCGGCGCACGGCTCGACGATGTGCCGGGACTGACCGCCGCGGCGCGCGCGACCGCCAGCTTTCCGGGCGCGTTCCCGCCCTTTACCTTGCGCGAACTCGACCGGGTGCTGGACAAGCGCCGGATTGACTGGCCGGGCCGCGACAGCTTCATCCGCACCCAATTGCCCGCGACCGCCGAGCTCGATCCCGCCGACCGCGTGCTGATCGACGGCTCGGTGCTCGCCAACGCGCCGTTCCGCCCCGCCATCGCGGCGCTCAAGCAGCGCCCGGCGCGGCGCGAGATCGACCGACGCTTCGTCTATATCGACCCCAAGCCGGATTATCGCGCGATCAGTTTCGGCAAACCCGCCGCCGCAGGCGAGGCACAGCTGCCCGGCTTTCTGCCGACGATCCTCGGGGCGCTGTCCGAAATCCCCCGCGAACAACCGATCCGCGAAAATGTCGAGGCGATCGAGGGCATGTCGCGGCGCATCCGGCGGATGCAGCATATCGTCGACGCGATGAAGGTCGAGGTCGAGGAACAGGTCGCGGCGCTGTTCGGCAGCACCTTCTTTCTCGATACGCCGACGGTGGCGCGGCTCGAAAAATGGCGCGCCAAGGCGCAGGATCAGGCCGCGGCGCGCGCTGGCTTTGCCTATGCGCCCTACGGTCATCTCAAGCTGTCGGCGGTGATCGAGGAACTGGCGTCGCTGATCGACCGGCTGCTGCCGCCCGAGGGCGAGGTGCATCAGACGAACCGGCGGCGGGCGCTGTGGGATGAAGCGCGGGCGCGCGGGCTCGACCGGATTTCGGGCCGCAAGGGCGCCGGGGCGAGCGGCGATGCGATCGCCTTTTTCCGCACCCACGACCTGGGCTTTCGTATCCGCCGCCTGCGCTTTCTGGCGCGCGAACTCGACACCGCGGTCGAGGCGACGCGCGACGGCCGCGATCCGGTGTGTGAGGAGATGCGCACGGCGATCTTTACCGCGCTCGGCCTCTATCTCGACCGGCAGGGCGATGCGTCGCTCGCGGGTCTCGACCTGCCCACCGATGCCGGACCGGGCGACTGGATCGACGCGGTCGCGGTGCGGCGCGATCTGACCGCCATCGACGGCGAAGCCGACGCGCTGATCGCCGCCGCGCTGGGCGCGATGCCCAAGGACGACCGGCGGACGCTGCTGCTCGCCTATCTCGGCTATCCCTTTTACGACATCGCGACCTTGCCGCTGCTGCAAGGGGAGGGGTTCGACGAGTTCGACCCGATCAAGATCGACCGCATCTCGCCCTCCGACGCCACCGCGATCCGCACCGGGGGTGCGGCGGCGATGCTGAAGGGGATCGAGTTCAACAGCTTCGGCGCCTTTTTCAGCCGCGCGTACCGCGAGAATGATTATCTTTGGGGCCGCCTGCACGGCGCCGACCGGCTGATCGATATTGTGGCGAGCAGCGTCGGCGGGGAGAAGGGACTGTCGACTGACGAGCTGAAGGCGTTGAAGCGCCGGGCATTCCACGCGATATTGGATGAGGAGGAGGGGCGGTTGCCGAAGGTCGCGGCGTTGATCGCCGAGCTGCGCGGCGAGATCGGGGCTGCCCGCTAG
- a CDS encoding TonB-dependent receptor: protein MIRKLIVAALASTALSAPALAQETDDTATGEDTIIVTAARTILPPSALPLTIDVIGKDMLDQQLAMAGSVTDAVANLTPSFSPTRQKLSGAGETLRGRSPLYAINGIPQSTPLRDGSRDGFTIDGFFVDRVELIYGSNALQGIGGTGGIVNQVTVGAPTDDGISGRTLVQGTADNDFSKAGMGGKLAGLIQYKAGAFDATVGAAYEIRGVFSDAKGRPVGLNLTQGETQDSKTLSLFGRFGYELSPSARIDLIASRFELKGDGDYVAIAGNRTLGTPTSAVRGNPPGKSAQNRTESIALSLTDTDLGGGNLVSQIFFNRSRDTFGGEILTQAAFQDVRIAPIGTLFDQSQNRSRKFGGKLSYERGVPGFDDLTLTLGFDALWDTTEQRLIATGRTWVPPTDFRSLAPFAQANLKLFDGLIRVAGGARYENVKITIDDYTTLATTTTPRGGVSVAGGSPTFDDVLINGGVIIEPIDGIRAYASYAEGFTVPDVGRITRAIGTPGVDIDTFLDISPIVSNNREIGFEVKRGPLDASASYFWSSSDKGQLLIARPDRTFDVQRLRVEIQGLELNLGIQTPIDGLKLNVGYAHLIGRFDSDAVPDGRVDSDLDGTNISPDRLNLAANYNSGPFSARVQTQVYFKRRFDSKARAADDANPLRPLKLADNDFGGYTLTDANVRYQTAIGGISLSVQNLFNKQYIDYSSDTRLPTDQLSYFAGRGRTFTLGWDYRF, encoded by the coding sequence ATGATTCGCAAATTGATCGTCGCCGCGCTGGCCTCCACCGCGCTGTCCGCCCCCGCTTTGGCGCAGGAGACGGACGACACCGCCACCGGCGAAGACACGATCATCGTCACCGCCGCGCGCACCATCCTGCCGCCGAGCGCGCTGCCGCTGACCATCGACGTCATCGGCAAGGACATGCTTGACCAGCAGCTCGCGATGGCAGGCTCGGTCACCGACGCGGTCGCCAATCTGACCCCCAGTTTTTCGCCGACGCGGCAGAAATTGTCGGGCGCGGGCGAAACGCTGCGCGGGCGTTCGCCGCTCTATGCGATCAACGGCATCCCGCAATCGACCCCGCTGCGCGACGGCAGCCGCGACGGCTTCACCATCGACGGCTTTTTCGTCGACCGCGTCGAGCTGATCTATGGCTCGAACGCCTTGCAGGGGATCGGCGGCACCGGCGGCATCGTCAACCAGGTCACCGTCGGCGCGCCGACCGACGACGGCATCAGCGGCCGCACGCTGGTGCAAGGCACCGCCGACAATGATTTTTCCAAGGCCGGGATGGGCGGCAAGCTCGCGGGACTGATCCAGTACAAGGCCGGGGCGTTCGACGCGACCGTCGGCGCCGCCTATGAAATCCGCGGCGTGTTTTCGGACGCCAAGGGCCGTCCGGTCGGGCTCAACCTGACGCAGGGCGAGACGCAGGATTCCAAGACGCTCTCGCTGTTCGGACGCTTTGGCTATGAATTGTCGCCCAGCGCCCGCATCGACCTGATCGCCAGCCGCTTCGAGCTGAAGGGCGACGGCGATTATGTCGCGATCGCGGGCAACCGCACGCTTGGCACCCCGACCAGCGCGGTGCGCGGCAACCCGCCGGGCAAGTCGGCGCAGAACCGCACCGAAAGCATCGCTCTGTCCTTGACTGATACCGACCTTGGCGGCGGCAATCTGGTCAGCCAGATTTTCTTCAACCGCAGCCGCGACACCTTTGGCGGCGAAATCCTGACCCAAGCGGCGTTCCAGGACGTCCGCATCGCGCCGATCGGCACCTTGTTCGACCAGTCGCAGAACCGCAGCCGCAAATTCGGCGGCAAGCTCAGCTACGAACGCGGCGTCCCCGGCTTCGACGACCTGACCCTGACCTTAGGCTTCGACGCCTTGTGGGACACCACCGAACAGCGATTGATCGCCACCGGCCGCACCTGGGTGCCGCCGACCGATTTCCGCAGTCTCGCGCCTTTTGCGCAAGCGAACCTCAAGCTCTTCGACGGGCTGATCCGTGTCGCGGGCGGCGCGCGCTATGAAAATGTGAAGATCACGATCGACGATTATACGACGCTGGCGACGACCACGACGCCGCGCGGCGGGGTGTCGGTCGCGGGCGGCTCGCCGACCTTTGACGATGTGCTGATCAACGGCGGCGTCATCATCGAGCCGATCGACGGCATCCGCGCTTACGCCAGCTATGCCGAGGGCTTCACCGTCCCCGACGTCGGCCGCATCACCCGCGCCATCGGCACCCCCGGGGTCGATATCGATACGTTCCTCGACATCTCGCCGATCGTGTCGAACAACCGCGAGATCGGGTTCGAGGTCAAGCGCGGCCCGCTCGACGCCAGCGCCTCTTACTTCTGGTCGTCGAGCGACAAGGGCCAGTTGCTGATCGCCCGCCCCGACCGCACCTTCGACGTCCAGCGCCTGCGCGTCGAAATTCAGGGGCTCGAACTCAACCTCGGCATCCAGACCCCGATCGACGGGCTGAAGCTCAACGTCGGCTACGCGCATCTGATCGGCCGCTTCGACAGCGACGCGGTGCCCGATGGCAGGGTCGATAGCGACCTCGACGGCACCAACATCTCGCCCGATCGCCTGAACCTGGCGGCGAACTACAACAGCGGGCCGTTCTCGGCGCGCGTCCAGACGCAGGTGTATTTCAAGCGCCGCTTCGACAGTAAGGCGCGCGCCGCCGACGACGCCAACCCGCTGCGCCCGCTGAAACTCGCCGACAATGATTTCGGCGGCTACACGCTGACCGATGCCAATGTCCGCTACCAGACCGCGATCGGCGGGATCAGCCTGTCGGTGCAAAATCTGTTCAACAAACAATATATCGATTATTCGAGCGACACGCGGCTGCCGACCGACCAGCTGTCCTATTTCGCGGGGCGCGGGCGCACCTTCACCTTGGGGTGGGATTACCGCTTCTGA
- a CDS encoding PepSY-associated TM helix domain-containing protein encodes MKLLDTLHRWTGGLIGLILALLGLSGAILVHKEEWIGLPHAGDAQVTDLATVAATTEKLMAMSGDPQGIIYASQRLGLHQMRFDEGAGLYANQSGEVVARWTSQWERPEIWLFDFHHHLFTGDAGEWVIGIAGLAGLFFVISGVILWWRTRKTFKLRLWPKRMSRPAIVTQHRDLGVVVAPLLLLSVVTGTMMIFRPFAAIVVAPFGPVSETAKALEPPKYKSGPLAADPDWTAMLTTARARFPDAEFRILSKPRQPGDPISLRMKQPGEWLPNGRSTLWFDAATGELLGSRDALAMPAGAQAFNMAYPLHAAKVGGLPYRLLMTASGLVLALLGSLTVWTFWFRRPKPTKRAVKKVALASA; translated from the coding sequence ATGAAGCTGCTCGACACGCTGCACCGGTGGACGGGAGGGCTGATCGGCCTTATCCTCGCGCTGCTCGGCCTGTCGGGCGCGATCCTGGTCCACAAGGAAGAGTGGATCGGCCTGCCGCACGCGGGCGACGCGCAGGTCACCGACCTCGCCACCGTCGCGGCGACGACCGAAAAGCTGATGGCGATGTCCGGCGATCCGCAGGGGATCATCTACGCCAGCCAGCGCCTCGGGCTGCACCAGATGCGGTTTGACGAGGGCGCGGGGCTTTACGCGAACCAGTCGGGCGAGGTTGTCGCGCGCTGGACGAGCCAGTGGGAGCGCCCCGAAATCTGGCTGTTCGATTTCCACCATCATCTGTTCACCGGCGATGCGGGCGAATGGGTGATCGGGATCGCCGGCCTTGCCGGATTGTTTTTCGTCATCTCAGGCGTCATCCTGTGGTGGCGCACCCGCAAGACTTTCAAGCTGCGCCTGTGGCCGAAACGCATGAGCCGCCCCGCGATCGTCACCCAGCACCGCGACCTGGGCGTCGTGGTCGCGCCGCTGTTGCTGCTGTCGGTCGTCACCGGCACTATGATGATCTTCCGCCCCTTTGCCGCGATCGTCGTCGCACCGTTCGGACCTGTTTCCGAAACCGCCAAGGCGCTTGAGCCGCCAAAGTATAAAAGCGGACCGCTCGCCGCCGACCCCGATTGGACCGCGATGCTGACCACCGCGCGGGCGCGTTTCCCCGATGCCGAATTCCGCATCCTGAGCAAACCGCGCCAGCCCGGCGACCCGATCAGCCTGCGGATGAAACAGCCCGGCGAATGGCTGCCCAACGGCCGCTCGACCCTGTGGTTCGATGCGGCGACGGGCGAATTGCTCGGATCGCGCGACGCGCTGGCCATGCCCGCCGGGGCGCAGGCGTTCAACATGGCCTACCCCCTCCACGCGGCCAAGGTCGGCGGGCTGCCCTATCGCCTGCTGATGACCGCATCGGGACTCGTGCTGGCGCTGCTGGGGAGCCTGACGGTGTGGACCTTCTGGTTTCGTCGGCCGAAGCCGACGAAGCGGGCGGTGAAAAAAGTGGCATTGGCCTCGGCGTAG